From one Culex quinquefasciatus strain JHB chromosome 3, VPISU_Cqui_1.0_pri_paternal, whole genome shotgun sequence genomic stretch:
- the LOC6047317 gene encoding alpha-tocopherol transfer protein-like, producing the protein MTVTYGVEKCPARFDEYRCSLSDKYRALALEQLREDDTLREQALEAMRAWIAKHPYIRRCRTDSLFLLRFLRQRKFSIPVACEMLERYLAMRQTFPQWFQNLDPYEEDLKELGSNDVFQVLGFDEKGRIVILIKAKNFNVERFTLIHLMRYLHMYAEIMASDERIQVAGIVLVVDCFNTTMMHFTLFNLSDMKNMMPYINHLIPVRCKEIHVIRLPKMSVTLVDILLTFISPKLKQRFFFHKTMIDAKKHLDKSLLPSEYNGTNDSMELSEAYHKKVFAAQAELALLDQMEIDVTKYSAMWNQNHVASAAGGCGKASEIDSGMVGSFRKLNID; encoded by the exons ATGACTGTGACCTACGGTGTGGAAAAGTGTCCGGCGCGGTTTGATGAGTACCGGTGCTCGTTGTCCGACAAGTATCGGGCGTTGGCACTGGAGCAGCTGCGGGAGGATGACACGCTGCGGGAGCAGGCGCTGGAGGCGATGCGGGCCTGGATCGCCAAACATCCGTACATCCGGCGGTGCCGGACGGACTCGTTGTTCTTGTTGAGGTTCTTGAGGCAGCGCAAATTTTCGATTCCGGTGGCGTGTGAAATGTTGGAGCGCTACTTGGCCATGCGTCAGACGTTTCCCCAGTGGTTCCAGAACTTGGACCCGTATGAGGAGGATTTGAAGGAGCTCGGTTCGAACGATGTCTTCCAAGTGCTAGGATTCGACGAAAAGGGACGCATCGTGATCCTGATCAAGGCCAAGAACTTCAACGTGGAACGGTTCACGCTGATTCACCTGATGCGCTATTTGCACATGTACGCCGAAATTATGGCCAGCGACGAGCGCATCCAGGTCGCGGGAATCGTCCTGGTCGTGGACTGCTTCAACACCACCATGATGCACTTTACCCTTTTCAACCTGTCCGACATGAAGAACATGATGCCGTACATTAACCACCTGATCCCGGTCCGCTGCAAGGAGATCCACGTGATTCGACTGCCTAAGATGAGCGTCACCCTGGTGGATATCCTGCTCACCTTCATCAGTCCCAAGCTGAAGCAACGGTTCTTC TTCCACAAGACGATGATCGACGCCAAGAAGCACCTGGACAAGTCGCTGCTGCCATCGGAGTACAACGGCACGAACGACTCGATGGAGCTGTCGGAGGCGTACCACAAGAAGGTGTTTGCGGCCCAGGCCGAGCTGGCCCTGCTCGACCAGATGGAGATTGACGTGACCAAGTACTCGGCCATGTGGAACCAGAACCACGTGGCCAGTGCCGCCGGGGGCTGCGGAAAGGCCAGCGAAATCGACAGCGGGATGGTGGGCAGCTTTCGGAAGCTGAACATCGATTAG